One segment of Synechocystis sp. PCC 7509 DNA contains the following:
- a CDS encoding cytochrome P450: MATTTNNLALTVPGPQPAKLFGRSTNLFRFVKDSVGYTRQLFETYGPIVSLAYGGGTNIYSPLPNCPGTVFVYGPEFVRQVATEHEVYYKYPLSGKMYRQRSRCERTEPLKHFGVGLFGVNSEQHRQHRQLLMPAFHKQRIESYRNDIVSITQVVLDQLGVVQQYDIAEIMRLLTLRVATKTLFGEDIGIEGGNTGRLLQDTLALLGTPQVALLPWDLPGFPYHRLLNLMAQLDDQMRALIQHKRGRGSDQPDVLSMLLQARDEESGAFLSEDELLGHTGVIFAAGHETSSNALTWTLFLLTQHPQIAADLLDELDSLLKGEAPTVEQLSQLPLLERVIKESLRILPPVPWNGRVTASPTQLGGYTLPTGTEVFVSIYQTHHMPELYSHPEAFNPHRPEALALNTFEYNPFSAGPRTCIGAAFAMMEIKIVLAMLLQRFRLQCVPRIKVDRTGLIVMAPKQGMPMIVHKQDRLLNLGVGQVRGNVRDMVNLPSY; encoded by the coding sequence ATGGCAACGACTACAAATAATCTTGCCTTAACAGTTCCTGGACCTCAGCCAGCAAAGCTCTTTGGACGCAGCACTAATTTATTTCGCTTTGTTAAAGACTCTGTTGGCTACACGCGCCAGTTATTTGAAACCTATGGTCCGATAGTTTCTCTTGCCTATGGTGGTGGTACTAATATCTACTCACCTTTGCCTAACTGCCCTGGGACGGTCTTCGTCTATGGACCAGAATTTGTCCGTCAAGTAGCCACTGAACACGAAGTTTATTATAAATATCCTTTATCAGGAAAGATGTACCGCCAGCGATCGCGCTGCGAACGAACCGAACCTCTCAAGCACTTTGGTGTGGGACTGTTCGGTGTCAATAGCGAACAGCACCGTCAGCATCGCCAATTATTGATGCCTGCCTTTCACAAACAGCGCATTGAGTCTTACCGAAACGATATAGTTAGCATTACTCAAGTTGTCCTCGACCAGTTAGGGGTGGTACAGCAGTATGACATTGCAGAAATCATGCGGCTGCTCACCTTACGAGTGGCAACCAAAACCTTATTTGGTGAAGATATTGGCATTGAAGGTGGCAATACTGGCAGACTATTGCAAGATACATTAGCTCTGTTAGGAACACCGCAGGTAGCCCTCCTGCCTTGGGATCTCCCTGGATTCCCTTATCACCGCTTGCTCAACCTCATGGCTCAACTGGACGATCAAATGCGTGCGCTGATCCAACACAAGCGCGGTAGAGGTAGTGACCAGCCAGATGTACTATCAATGTTACTTCAGGCACGAGACGAAGAAAGTGGCGCTTTCTTGAGTGAAGATGAACTTTTAGGACATACTGGTGTAATCTTTGCCGCTGGTCACGAAACTAGCTCTAATGCCTTAACTTGGACGTTATTTTTACTGACGCAACACCCACAAATCGCTGCCGACCTTTTAGACGAGTTAGATAGCTTGCTTAAGGGTGAAGCTCCAACAGTCGAACAATTGTCACAGTTACCTTTGCTGGAGCGAGTAATTAAGGAAAGTCTTCGCATCCTGCCACCTGTACCTTGGAACGGGCGCGTCACCGCAAGTCCAACCCAATTAGGCGGCTATACCTTGCCTACAGGCACAGAGGTATTCGTTAGCATCTACCAAACCCATCATATGCCCGAACTATATTCTCATCCAGAGGCGTTTAATCCTCATCGCCCTGAAGCGCTTGCCCTTAATACTTTTGAATACAATCCCTTTAGTGCAGGACCGCGCACTTGTATCGGTGCAGCCTTTGCCATGATGGAAATCAAGATTGTCTTAGCAATGCTCTTACAGCGCTTCCGTCTACAATGTGTCCCGCGGATCAAAGTTGACCGCACTGGATTAATTGTTATGGCTCCTAAACAGGGAATGCCCATGATTGTTCATAAGCAAGACCGCTTGTTAAATTTGGGGGTAGGGCAGGTGCGTGGTAACGTGCGGGATATGGTGAACTTGCCTAGTTATTGA
- a CDS encoding DUF6262 family protein, protein MSRGDTRESRIDILKQTQEARKQDSLDRVYKAIERLRKLNAKINFQTIAKEANVSVSYLYKYPELKRHIAELRSKQNSMPVTPVAQPNSSATGKIIARLKERIRQLEQENSELKRKNEALAGQVYRVHYLQEQVERQQQTIVDLQTRIKERVGESSAVKVTPIAQAKSRQVSDVVQDELKSLRIRSTESLNRVIREHDEETVLFAIEAFRQYKKTHEIQSLAGCLRRAIEEGWVPNEAAEPSTFEHNEFDQFYADAVAKGFLLDVPKNHLSVQGGEFVVKIDRASVYGSWTPMPWHQAKAEYEEEYTDC, encoded by the coding sequence ATGAGTAGGGGGGATACTAGGGAGTCTAGGATTGATATCCTTAAACAGACCCAAGAAGCTCGTAAGCAGGATTCTCTTGACCGAGTGTACAAAGCTATCGAACGGCTACGGAAGCTCAATGCCAAAATTAACTTTCAGACCATTGCTAAAGAAGCCAATGTTAGCGTTAGCTACCTATATAAGTACCCTGAACTAAAACGCCATATTGCCGAGTTACGGTCTAAACAGAATTCAATGCCTGTTACTCCTGTAGCTCAACCCAATTCGTCTGCTACGGGAAAGATTATTGCTAGGCTAAAAGAGCGTATTCGACAACTAGAGCAGGAAAACAGCGAACTCAAACGTAAAAATGAAGCATTAGCAGGGCAGGTCTACCGAGTTCACTATCTACAAGAGCAAGTAGAACGACAGCAGCAAACAATTGTTGATTTGCAAACTCGTATAAAAGAGCGAGTGGGAGAGAGCAGTGCAGTTAAGGTCACTCCCATTGCTCAAGCTAAAAGCCGTCAAGTGAGTGATGTAGTTCAAGATGAACTGAAGAGTTTAAGGATTCGGTCTACAGAAAGCCTAAACCGAGTAATCCGTGAACATGATGAAGAAACTGTTTTATTTGCTATTGAAGCCTTTAGGCAGTACAAAAAGACTCATGAAATTCAGAGTCTTGCTGGTTGCCTAAGACGGGCTATTGAGGAAGGTTGGGTTCCGAACGAAGCAGCAGAACCGTCAACTTTTGAGCATAACGAGTTTGACCAGTTCTATGCAGATGCAGTGGCTAAAGGTTTCCTGCTTGATGTCCCCAAGAACCACCTTTCAGTGCAGGGAGGAGAGTTTGTAGTCAAAATTGATCGAGCTTCAGTTTACGGTTCTTGGACTCCTATGCCTTGGCATCAGGCTAAAGCTGAATACGAGGAAGAATATACTGACTGCTAA
- a CDS encoding ATP-binding domain-containing protein, which yields MHKAQGSEYPVVILPIFMQHYLMLSRNLIYTGLTRAKKLAIVVGTTKAIGLAIRQVRDQERYTYLQDRLKLLSVST from the coding sequence ATACATAAGGCACAGGGTTCAGAGTATCCAGTGGTAATCCTGCCTATATTCATGCAGCATTACTTGATGCTGTCGCGCAATTTGATTTATACGGGTTTAACTCGTGCTAAAAAGTTAGCAATTGTCGTTGGGACAACTAAAGCAATTGGTTTAGCTATTAGGCAAGTTAGAGATCAAGAGCGATACACTTATTTGCAAGACCGATTGAAATTGCTATCAGTATCAACCTAA
- the dinB gene encoding DNA polymerase IV: protein MLSIAYSSCQPNSTFNVYLFFKTLRKILHVDLDAFYASVEQRDNHNYRGKPLVVGGLPQERGVVVAASYGARKFGVHSAMPSYLALQKCPALVFAPPRFEVYRSISAEIHAIFKRYTDLVEPVALDEAYLDVSQNKLGLPYATTIARQIKAAILAETSLTASAGVSVNKFLAKMASGMNKPNGLTVILPEHAVDFVAALPIEKFHGIGEVTATKMNNLGIHTGIDLKQYSQADLVRHFGKVGHFYYLIARAEDNRIVEPNRIRKSIGAETSFTKDLDELKIMLLELENIAQTLQHRLENYQALGRTITLKVKFADYQQITRSKTVSAAIGEAQAISQIAEELLAAISLEGRSVRLLGISLSNLDCAQEPKPVQLCLFE from the coding sequence TTGTTGTCAATAGCCTATAGTAGTTGCCAACCTAATTCCACATTTAATGTTTACTTATTCTTTAAAACTCTGAGAAAGATCCTGCACGTCGATCTCGATGCTTTTTATGCCTCGGTTGAACAACGGGACAACCATAACTACCGAGGGAAACCCCTTGTGGTCGGTGGATTACCCCAGGAGCGTGGTGTAGTAGTTGCTGCTAGTTACGGGGCTAGGAAGTTTGGTGTTCATTCTGCCATGCCCTCCTACCTCGCCCTGCAAAAATGTCCTGCTCTGGTCTTTGCTCCACCCCGCTTCGAGGTCTACCGCAGCATTAGTGCGGAAATTCACGCTATCTTTAAGCGCTATACGGATCTAGTAGAGCCTGTAGCCTTAGATGAGGCATACCTTGATGTCAGCCAAAATAAACTAGGGCTGCCTTACGCTACAACTATTGCTCGGCAGATTAAGGCAGCAATTCTGGCAGAAACTAGCCTAACGGCAAGTGCAGGAGTTTCTGTAAATAAGTTCCTGGCAAAAATGGCATCAGGCATGAATAAGCCCAACGGATTAACGGTAATTCTACCCGAACACGCCGTAGATTTTGTTGCTGCCCTACCTATTGAGAAGTTTCACGGGATTGGAGAAGTCACTGCCACCAAAATGAACAATTTGGGCATCCATACTGGAATAGACTTGAAGCAATACAGCCAAGCCGATTTAGTGCGTCACTTCGGCAAAGTAGGACATTTCTATTACCTCATTGCTAGGGCAGAGGATAACCGCATAGTTGAGCCTAACCGCATTCGCAAATCAATCGGAGCAGAAACTTCGTTCACCAAAGACTTAGACGAACTAAAAATAATGCTACTGGAATTAGAAAATATTGCTCAAACCCTCCAGCATCGCTTAGAAAACTACCAAGCTTTGGGACGCACCATCACCCTAAAAGTCAAGTTTGCCGACTATCAGCAAATTACGCGCAGTAAAACCGTATCTGCTGCTATTGGCGAAGCACAGGCAATTAGCCAAATAGCTGAGGAACTGTTAGCAGCAATTTCTTTAGAGGGGCGCAGCGTCCGGCTATTAGGTATTTCCCTATCAAATCTCGACTGCGCCCAAGAACCAAAACCAGTTCAATTATGCTTGTTTGAATAA
- a CDS encoding tyrosine-type recombinase/integrase, translating into MKIDRHGRAKVLTQAEIRLLFNQGFATNRDRALFGVCLFTACRINEACTLQVIDVYDTRARVRPYLIIRKGSTKGKLATRTIPVIADLRALLSSYSLVKGQNYLFPGRYDGSHINPDSAARILRKACCLVGLEGVSTHSFRRTALTNMSNAGIGLRIIQEISGHRDLSQLQKYLEVAEAQVLGAVASLSMLSPVEYEVGKYCLDDLPKNEKPQQLIERKPLRQRKKKR; encoded by the coding sequence ATGAAAATAGACAGGCATGGTAGAGCCAAAGTCCTCACACAAGCCGAGATTCGGTTGTTGTTCAACCAAGGATTCGCCACCAATCGAGATCGTGCTTTGTTTGGCGTGTGCCTGTTTACCGCTTGCCGAATTAATGAAGCCTGTACTTTGCAGGTAATAGACGTTTATGACACCAGAGCAAGAGTTAGACCTTATTTAATTATTCGCAAGGGTAGTACTAAAGGGAAATTAGCCACCCGTACTATCCCCGTAATTGCTGACTTGAGAGCGCTTCTATCTAGCTATAGCCTAGTCAAGGGTCAGAACTATCTGTTTCCCGGTCGTTACGATGGCAGCCATATTAACCCGGATTCGGCGGCGAGGATTCTACGAAAAGCTTGCTGCCTAGTGGGGTTAGAAGGAGTTTCAACCCACAGTTTTCGGCGCACTGCTTTGACCAACATGAGCAATGCGGGAATTGGGTTAAGAATTATTCAAGAGATATCAGGTCACAGAGATTTAAGCCAACTACAAAAATATTTAGAGGTGGCAGAGGCGCAAGTATTAGGAGCGGTCGCTTCCTTATCAATGCTGTCTCCGGTTGAGTATGAAGTCGGGAAATACTGTTTAGACGACTTGCCAAAAAATGAAAAACCGCAGCAGCTAATTGAGCGCAAACCCTTACGCCAGCGCAAAAAGAAGCGTTGA
- a CDS encoding IS6 family transposase has product MNSKSPFKWRHYQSEIILRCVRWYLSYPLSYRQVTEMVNERGLDIHHSTVFRWVQEYSPEMDKRVRPYLKLTNDSWRVDETYILVKGKQKYLYRAVDSAGNTLDFLLTAKRDAKAAKRFLRKTLKAIHTSVPRVITVDKNPAYPKAINVLKAANKLPEVVKLRQIKYLNNIVEQDHRGIKRLVKPGMGFGSFNTARRTIRGYETLNMVRKGQVIGVPRGAIKERLVFIYQIFGVVA; this is encoded by the coding sequence ATGAATTCTAAATCCCCCTTCAAGTGGCGGCATTATCAGTCAGAAATCATCCTACGTTGTGTTCGGTGGTATCTAAGCTATCCGCTTTCCTATCGCCAAGTAACAGAGATGGTGAACGAGCGGGGATTAGATATACATCACAGCACCGTCTTCCGTTGGGTGCAAGAATATAGTCCAGAAATGGACAAACGAGTCAGACCGTATCTAAAGCTTACTAATGACTCATGGCGGGTAGATGAAACCTATATTTTGGTCAAAGGCAAGCAGAAGTATTTATACCGAGCAGTCGATTCGGCAGGGAACACCTTAGACTTCCTCCTCACAGCGAAGCGGGATGCGAAAGCGGCGAAACGGTTTTTGCGTAAGACATTGAAAGCAATTCACACTTCCGTACCAAGAGTCATCACTGTGGATAAGAACCCTGCTTATCCAAAAGCGATTAACGTACTCAAAGCTGCCAATAAGTTACCCGAAGTAGTGAAATTACGACAGATTAAATATCTCAATAATATTGTGGAGCAAGACCATCGGGGGATAAAACGATTAGTCAAACCAGGAATGGGATTTGGCTCCTTCAACACTGCAAGAAGAACCATTCGGGGATATGAAACTCTGAACATGGTTAGAAAAGGACAAGTTATTGGTGTTCCCAGGGGAGCCATCAAAGAGCGACTTGTCTTTATCTATCAAATCTTTGGGGTAGTTGCATAA
- a CDS encoding alkene reductase, translating into MSTMLLSPFKVGDLTLNNRVVMPPLTRARAGEERMPNSLMAEYYAQRATVGLMIAEATVISKQANGWLNSPGIYSDEQAQAWKQVVDAVHAKGTPFFLQLWHMGRASHSSFQENGQLPVSASAVKLQAEYIYTPIGKQPYETPRSLETNEIPLVVEDYRSAAQRAKNAGFDGIEIHAANGYLIDQFLQSKTNQRIDQYGGSLENRYRLLKEIVEASLTVWPAHRAGIRLSPNGNFNDMGSPDFRETFLYVAQQLNTYDLAYLHIVDGLGFGFHDLGEPMVLAEFRGVFTGPLIANCGYTQETAEAAIKDNYADLIAFGRPLISNPDLVERFANSWPLNPPADPSIWYSFDKEGYVDFPAYQESGTFKLN; encoded by the coding sequence ATGTCTACAATGCTACTTAGCCCTTTTAAAGTAGGAGATTTAACCCTCAACAATAGAGTAGTAATGCCTCCCTTGACTCGCGCTCGCGCAGGCGAGGAGCGTATGCCTAACTCTCTCATGGCGGAATATTACGCTCAACGGGCAACCGTTGGTCTGATGATTGCGGAAGCTACGGTGATCTCGAAACAGGCTAATGGTTGGTTAAATAGCCCTGGTATTTATTCAGACGAGCAAGCGCAAGCCTGGAAGCAGGTTGTAGATGCAGTTCATGCTAAAGGAACTCCGTTTTTTCTCCAGCTTTGGCACATGGGTCGAGCGAGTCACAGTAGTTTTCAGGAAAATGGTCAACTGCCAGTTTCCGCTTCTGCTGTCAAACTTCAGGCAGAATACATTTACACTCCTATTGGCAAACAACCCTACGAAACACCCCGATCTTTAGAGACGAACGAAATTCCTCTAGTGGTAGAAGATTATCGTTCTGCTGCTCAACGAGCAAAAAATGCTGGTTTTGATGGGATAGAAATCCATGCAGCTAATGGCTACTTAATCGATCAATTTTTGCAATCTAAGACAAACCAGCGAATAGACCAATACGGCGGTAGCTTAGAGAATCGCTATCGTCTTCTTAAAGAAATTGTAGAGGCTAGCCTAACTGTATGGCCCGCTCACCGAGCAGGAATTCGACTGTCTCCAAACGGTAATTTCAACGACATGGGTTCGCCAGATTTCCGAGAAACCTTTCTGTATGTCGCACAGCAGTTGAACACTTACGATCTAGCTTACTTACATATAGTAGATGGACTGGGGTTTGGCTTTCACGACTTGGGAGAGCCGATGGTATTAGCTGAATTTCGCGGTGTGTTCACAGGTCCACTCATAGCTAATTGCGGCTATACACAAGAAACGGCCGAAGCAGCGATTAAGGATAATTATGCTGACTTGATTGCTTTTGGACGACCGTTAATTAGCAATCCTGATTTAGTGGAGCGTTTTGCTAATAGTTGGCCTCTAAATCCACCCGCCGATCCAAGTATCTGGTATTCGTTTGATAAAGAAGGTTACGTTGATTTTCCTGCTTATCAAGAATCTGGAACGTTCAAGCTTAATTGA
- a CDS encoding tyrosine-type recombinase/integrase, producing the protein MIDIDWKENYKIGEFACPSKDCNARNVRLSGSGKKGKRKFYCPTCGISTVQSIDLTAKVLSQFSDQILIGKEFSFEDEVWDLRTVTSSYHERVSNLTVNFATVHLAWFRKYVKKYIYQLCKLNKSFSYIITSSHHLRIFSQYLNEKNIQGIFEINRCLIIDFMAWDKSGHYGRRNRLLALRDFFITGTIKDFFNLEQELIRKSDLPKQIINNPDSIPDFVLEEIEKRLHKIPDSIARMWFIAFFTAMRPNELAFLSKNCLIQEGGGWKIVWQRNKTQDQHEIPITRIIAKVVQQQQKYIQDLWGDEWDYLFCDYQYFSRTDPSQPNLKPVKKVIHKSHNPLNIIIRCLINAENIQDENGELAKFSSCLVRPTRLTQLFEQGHDLAVVSAWAGHKRLVTTSTYYTHISCDLIEKEAGHIQKALLNAEGKPLHYESLPKSFWEDPTAHQLELFGDHINTPIYGYCGLPLDERCEKFRACYTCRCFVAVLEKLPQYIKVRDELRAKESRAKVNGQDVLVEQFGRQSDQLDKIIASLQEAA; encoded by the coding sequence TTCAATCAATAGATCTTACTGCTAAAGTTCTTAGTCAATTCTCTGATCAAATACTAATTGGAAAAGAATTTAGCTTTGAAGATGAAGTATGGGATTTAAGAACTGTAACATCTTCCTATCATGAGAGAGTTAGTAATTTGACTGTCAATTTTGCTACTGTTCATTTAGCTTGGTTTAGAAAATATGTAAAAAAATATATTTATCAACTTTGTAAACTTAATAAATCTTTTAGCTATATAATTACAAGTTCGCATCATCTTAGAATTTTTTCTCAATACTTAAATGAAAAAAACATTCAAGGAATTTTTGAGATAAACCGCTGTTTAATCATTGATTTTATGGCTTGGGATAAATCAGGACATTATGGTAGACGGAACAGATTGTTAGCTCTGCGCGATTTTTTTATAACAGGAACAATCAAAGACTTTTTCAATCTCGAACAAGAGCTGATTAGAAAATCTGACTTGCCCAAACAAATAATCAATAATCCTGATTCCATTCCCGATTTTGTTCTGGAAGAAATTGAGAAAAGGTTACATAAAATTCCTGACTCAATTGCCCGGATGTGGTTTATAGCATTTTTTACAGCTATGCGACCAAATGAACTAGCATTTTTAAGCAAAAATTGTTTGATTCAGGAAGGAGGGGGTTGGAAAATTGTTTGGCAACGTAACAAGACACAAGACCAGCACGAAATCCCAATTACTAGAATCATTGCTAAAGTTGTTCAACAACAGCAGAAATATATTCAGGATCTCTGGGGTGATGAGTGGGATTATTTATTTTGCGATTATCAATACTTTTCTAGAACAGATCCAAGTCAACCTAATTTGAAGCCTGTTAAAAAAGTAATCCATAAATCTCACAATCCCTTGAATATAATTATTAGATGCCTCATCAATGCTGAAAATATTCAAGATGAAAATGGTGAATTAGCTAAATTTAGTTCTTGTTTAGTTAGACCTACTCGCTTAACACAACTGTTTGAACAAGGACACGATCTGGCAGTGGTTAGTGCGTGGGCTGGACATAAACGATTAGTAACTACTAGCACTTACTACACTCATATAAGCTGTGATTTAATTGAAAAAGAAGCTGGACATATCCAGAAAGCTCTTCTTAATGCAGAGGGAAAACCGTTGCACTACGAATCTTTACCTAAATCCTTTTGGGAAGATCCAACGGCCCATCAACTCGAACTCTTTGGCGACCACATCAACACTCCTATTTATGGCTATTGTGGTCTGCCATTGGACGAGCGTTGTGAGAAGTTCCGAGCCTGTTATACCTGTCGCTGTTTTGTCGCTGTACTTGAAAAGTTACCTCAATACATCAAAGTTCGGGATGAATTGAGAGCGAAGGAATCTAGAGCCAAAGTCAACGGACAAGACGTGCTTGTTGAGCAGTTCGGACGGCAATCCGACCAGTTAGACAAGATTATTGCATCATTACAGGAGGCAGCATGA
- a CDS encoding FAD-dependent oxidoreductase → MVIGGSMAGLVAARVLADCFETVTIVEKDYLPTTCQPRRGVPQSWQVHVLLVQGQRILEQLFPGLEAELTAAGAATIDWTLDCAMFGFGGWEPRFKSGLITRTCSRNLLEWSIRHRLEAYSNIRFIENSQVVGLLSNPDQTRVSGVRVHPNYPVQGRSVAETALTANLVVDASGRTSEASQWLEALGYPVPQESVINAFVGYASRWYQRSDISVADGQSLLVWPKPPNSSRAGMLYPIEGERCIVTLTGVGRDYPPTDEAGFLEFARSLRTPSLYEAIKNAQPLSPIYSYRRTENRLRHYERLSRYPEGFVALGDAACAFNPIYGQGMTVAAMDAVALAQCLAEQNQQGNELAGLTRRFHKQLAKVNGIAWMMATSEDLRWSTTEGGQTSIINRLMQWYIDRVRSVTINNPKALEAFLEVLHLVKPPTTLFQPNILASVLKHLVKGINSRAAHKAVLLSQKSMESIQ, encoded by the coding sequence TTGGTAATTGGCGGCAGTATGGCTGGTTTAGTAGCTGCACGAGTTTTAGCAGACTGCTTTGAGACAGTAACGATTGTAGAGAAAGATTACTTACCAACAACTTGCCAACCACGCCGAGGTGTACCTCAGTCCTGGCAAGTACATGTGTTGCTAGTGCAGGGACAACGAATTTTGGAACAGCTTTTTCCTGGTTTAGAAGCGGAACTAACTGCTGCTGGTGCAGCCACCATAGATTGGACATTAGATTGCGCCATGTTTGGTTTTGGTGGTTGGGAGCCTCGCTTCAAGTCAGGGTTGATTACGCGCACCTGTAGCCGAAATTTACTAGAGTGGTCAATCCGTCATCGACTGGAGGCTTACAGCAATATCCGCTTCATAGAAAATAGCCAAGTAGTGGGATTGCTGTCCAATCCTGACCAAACTAGAGTTAGTGGTGTTCGAGTGCATCCTAACTATCCGGTGCAGGGTCGCAGTGTGGCTGAAACAGCGTTAACAGCCAATTTAGTAGTGGATGCTAGTGGTCGTACTTCTGAAGCTTCGCAGTGGTTAGAGGCATTAGGCTATCCAGTACCGCAAGAGAGCGTCATTAATGCTTTCGTAGGTTATGCTAGTCGCTGGTATCAGCGTTCAGATATTTCTGTAGCTGATGGGCAAAGTCTATTGGTATGGCCCAAACCACCTAATAGCTCTCGTGCTGGCATGCTCTACCCGATCGAGGGCGAACGCTGTATTGTGACGCTCACAGGTGTAGGTCGAGATTACCCGCCGACTGATGAGGCTGGCTTCTTAGAATTCGCACGTAGTTTGCGTACTCCAAGTTTATACGAAGCGATTAAAAATGCCCAGCCACTATCGCCGATCTACAGCTATCGCCGCACGGAGAATCGCTTACGTCACTACGAACGACTGTCTAGATATCCCGAAGGTTTCGTAGCACTAGGGGATGCAGCTTGTGCCTTTAATCCTATTTATGGTCAAGGTATGACCGTTGCTGCTATGGACGCTGTGGCTTTAGCTCAATGCTTGGCAGAGCAAAATCAACAAGGTAACGAGTTAGCTGGTTTAACCCGACGTTTTCATAAGCAGCTAGCAAAAGTTAATGGTATTGCGTGGATGATGGCAACTAGCGAAGACTTGCGATGGTCTACTACTGAAGGTGGTCAGACTAGCATAATTAATCGACTGATGCAATGGTATATAGATCGAGTACGGTCAGTCACTATCAACAATCCCAAGGCTTTAGAAGCCTTTCTGGAGGTACTACATTTAGTCAAGCCGCCCACTACACTTTTTCAGCCGAATATCTTAGCATCAGTTCTCAAGCACCTAGTCAAAGGTATTAACTCTAGGGCAGCACATAAAGCAGTCTTACTTAGCCAAAAAAGTATGGAATCAATTCAATAA
- a CDS encoding AAA family ATPase — MVFNLAIPPSVGEPLNLTINLGEHLFILGANGTGKSSLMQHLYTSHNTTARWISAHRQNWFSSNAMSLSSQQKRDFESNIRSADTNQQSRWKDDYATQRASIAIYGLIDAENVRARSITGAVDSENIELAKTLAKKDAPIKIINELLRLSNVPIEISVHENDEVVAKKHEGVAYSIAELSDGERNALLIAADVLTVKDGTLILIDEPERHLHRSIISPLLTLLFSKRSDCAFIVSTHEVMLPSDNPSARTLLIRDCTYTGASVSSWDADIVSSGSEIDDDLKKDILGARRKLLFIEGTEQSLDKPLYSLVFPTVSIVAKSSCRDVEHAVSSLRESGDLHWLHAFGVVDNDRRMENDINRLKEKGIYALSVFSVESIYYHPQVQWFVAQRHAAVTGNDASTHLANAKTAALEAIKPHIQRLSERTAEKALREEVFRHLPRRQEIVEGKPINIAIDVASAVTAERERLQNAFNAGNLTEIISQYPVRETPALQKLVKELGFQDCEQYQGAVRKLLMDNNEALAFVKSLFGTLESDIEAV; from the coding sequence GTGGTCTTTAATCTAGCAATCCCTCCCTCTGTAGGCGAACCACTCAATCTTACTATCAACCTCGGAGAACACCTGTTCATCCTTGGTGCCAACGGTACAGGTAAGTCCAGCCTTATGCAACATTTATATACTTCTCACAATACTACCGCAAGATGGATATCAGCACATCGCCAAAATTGGTTTTCTTCTAACGCAATGTCTCTATCGTCCCAGCAGAAGCGAGACTTTGAATCCAATATCCGAAGTGCAGACACTAATCAACAGTCGCGCTGGAAAGATGATTACGCTACACAACGCGCAAGCATTGCAATCTATGGTCTCATTGATGCTGAAAACGTCCGTGCGCGATCAATTACTGGTGCAGTTGATAGTGAAAATATTGAGCTTGCAAAAACTCTTGCAAAGAAAGATGCTCCTATAAAAATTATCAACGAGCTTTTACGTCTTTCAAATGTTCCCATTGAGATTTCTGTCCATGAGAATGATGAAGTAGTTGCTAAAAAACATGAAGGTGTTGCTTATAGCATTGCAGAGTTATCAGATGGTGAACGTAATGCTTTGTTAATTGCGGCGGATGTGTTAACTGTTAAGGATGGTACATTAATACTCATTGACGAACCGGAACGCCATCTTCATCGCTCTATCATTTCACCGCTCTTGACACTTTTGTTTTCCAAACGAAGTGACTGTGCATTCATTGTATCTACACACGAGGTGATGTTGCCCTCCGATAATCCAAGCGCACGTACATTACTCATTCGAGACTGCACTTATACTGGTGCTTCCGTAAGTAGTTGGGATGCAGATATTGTTTCCTCCGGCAGTGAAATAGATGATGATCTCAAAAAAGACATTCTTGGTGCGCGCAGAAAGCTCCTATTTATTGAAGGTACTGAGCAAAGTCTTGACAAGCCGCTTTATAGTCTAGTATTTCCAACCGTCTCTATCGTTGCGAAATCAAGCTGCCGCGATGTCGAACATGCCGTTTCTAGCCTTCGGGAATCTGGTGATCTGCACTGGCTTCATGCTTTTGGTGTTGTTGATAATGATCGGCGAATGGAAAATGACATTAATCGACTCAAAGAGAAGGGTATATATGCTCTTTCGGTGTTTTCAGTTGAGTCGATCTATTACCATCCGCAAGTTCAATGGTTTGTTGCACAGCGTCATGCAGCTGTTACTGGGAATGATGCCTCTACACACCTCGCTAATGCTAAAACTGCTGCGCTCGAAGCAATTAAACCACACATCCAACGCTTGAGTGAGCGAACTGCTGAAAAGGCACTTCGTGAGGAAGTTTTTCGGCATCTGCCTCGAAGACAAGAAATCGTAGAGGGGAAGCCTATAAATATTGCTATTGACGTGGCTAGTGCTGTCACAGCAGAGCGTGAACGGCTACAAAATGCCTTTAATGCTGGCAATTTGACGGAGATTATTTCACAATATCCAGTTCGTGAGACACCTGCCTTACAAAAGCTTGTAAAGGAGCTTGGATTTCAAGACTGTGAACAGTATCAAGGGGCTGTACGGAAACTATTAATGGATAATAACGAAGCATTAGCTTTTGTTAAATCTCTTTTTGGCACGCTGGAATCCGATATTGAGGCAGTATGA